In Heteronotia binoei isolate CCM8104 ecotype False Entrance Well chromosome 1, APGP_CSIRO_Hbin_v1, whole genome shotgun sequence, the genomic window agtaaaaggacaggtcctcttgtggatcaaaaactggctaattaataggaagcagagagtgagtataaatgggcagtcttcgcagtggaggatggtaagcagtggggtgctacagggctcagtactgggtcccatgctctttaacttgttcataaatgatttgcagttgggagtaagcagtgaagtggccaagtttgcagatgacactaaattgttcagggtagtaagaaccagagaggattgtgaggcactccaaagggatctgttgaggctgggcgtcaacgtggcagatgagattcaatgtggccaagtgcaaagtaatgcacattggggccaagaatctcaatatacaaatacaagtttatggggtgtgaactggcagagactgaccaagagaggtcttggggtcgtggtagataactcactgaaaatgtcaagacagtgtgcatttgcaataaaaaaggccaacgccatgctgggaattattaggaagggaattgaaaacaaatcagccagtatcataatgcccctgcataaatcaatggtgcggtctcatttggaatactatgtacaattttggtcaccgtacctcaaaaaggatattatagcattggaaaaagtgtagaaaagggcaactagaatgattaaaggtttggaacactttatgaagaaaggttaaaacgcttggggctctttagcttggagaaacgtcgactgcggggtgacatgatagaggtttacaagataatgcatgggatggagaaagtagagaaagaagtatttttctccctttctcacaatacaagaacttgtgggcattcgatgaaattgctgagcagtgaggTTAAaacagaaggaagtacttcttcacccaaagtgtgattaacatgtggaattcactgccacaggaggtggtggcggccacaagcatagccaccttcaagaggaggttagataaaaatatggagcagaggtccatcagtggctattagccacagtgtgtgtgtgtgtgtatatatatatatttggccgctgtgtgacacagaatgttggactggatgggccattggcctgatctaacatggcttctcttatgttcttatcatcccCCAACTGCTATCATGCACCTGTTCTCTGAGGTGATACAGCCCTCCCCACAAGGCACCTGAGGactctacccccacccccacgcactgggtcaggggtggccaaacttgtttaatgcaagagccacataaaataaacatcagatgtttgggagctgcaagccatgaacgtcagatgtctgagagctgcaagacaaggaaggaatgcaaatagatggagggggagggaggtggaaagaaagtaactttagttttaatgaggctgagggggcttcgagagtcacacaatatgtgtgaaagagccacagtttggccacccctgcactgggtcAACCCAAGGAAGGCCGCTCACCAGCTGCTTAAGGTCCTCCTCCGAGAGGCCGGCGAAGTGGTACCGCTGTTGCTCGAACTCATAGCAGGTGGtcttggccaccaccaccacccgagaGGGGCGGAACCCCCCGCCGGCGGCTTTCGAGGGGAGCTCGGAGGAAGCATccgcgctgaggtgccgtggcttcctcagtggcggctctccctgcgccgccctccgctccctgttcaaatcctcacGGCGGCGCCAGCAGCATCACCACCATCAACGGcgcttgtgggcattcgatgaaattgctgagcagtgaggTTAAaacagaaggaagtacttcttcacccaaagtgtgattaacatgtggaattcactgccacaggaggtggtggcagctacaagcatagccagcttcaagaggaggttagataaaaatatggaacaacggtccatcagtagctattagccacagtatgtgtgtgtgtgtgtatatatatatataaattttgccactgtgtgccacagagtgttagactggatgggccattggcctgatccaacatggcttctcttatgttcaatgtCTTCTTTTAAAGCTACAGGTGGCACTATTTGAGTTGTGTGATTTCCACCTGATTTCTTTCTCCGAGGACCCTTTTTATAATTCAGTCCCTGCTGTTTTATCTTAGGGCATCAGAAACTACTTGTTACCTGCCCGCAGAAGACAATGTAGCACCCAGATCCATACCTCTGTCAAGGCTCTATGATGAATGCCAATCCAACAGAACTACTGATTTATCCCCAGAGCTCACAGTAGGCAACTTTTACAGCACATCTTCCAGATTCACCACAAAAACACTGCCAGACTTTGGTACATTTCCCCAGGAATGGCACAGCAGTTCAGTCACCCCGCACAGCATTGCGTTGACTTGGGTCGATCTAATGAAGCAGGATTCTTCACAGGCAGATATGCTTGCCTACAAAGAAGAAATGGTTAATGGATCTACAGAGAGCTCATCTGCAACAGCCACTCTGACCACTGCCTCAACAATCCTGGGAAAGACTTCTGGTGTGCTGACCATGGAGAATGCAACTGATAGGGATCCAAGAAGTCATGATCTCACAGCAGCAGATTCTCTTGTCCGCCCAGAAGGAACACTTCACCACTCTGCTTTGAACACTCCAACAGCTGCACCAACCAGAACAGATTCTTTGCCTATCCCCAGTGCTTTATTTATCACACAGAATATGGCAAGTTCTGCTCCAACCAAATCACCAATGCAAAACCCAACCAAGACACCCACTCTTCCAAATCCTTCATCCACTGACATTCCAGTATATTATGTAGATAACTATGACTACGAAGGTCATCAAGACCAATCCGAAGTCCAGATGCTTGGCCCGTGTGCCTATGATCCCTGCAGACATCTCCAAAAGCCTTGTTCTGAACTCCAGGAGTTATCTCCTTGCTTGTGCCCAGGCATATCAGATGAATTCACCATCCCGGAACCGCCGAGGATGCATGAAGTTTCTGAAATAAGGGACACGTCAGCAGCGATCCACTGGTGTGCCCCCAATTCATATGTAAGGTTCTACCAGCTTGTCTACCGACCTAAAGGCAACTTGAATAATGGCACCGTTTCTGGAGAGATTTACCCCACAGCCAGGGAGTACACTCTATATAACCTCCAACCTGGTTCCAACTACCAGGTATGCATAACTGCTTCCAACAAAGCTGGTTCAAGTCAGACCACAGGCTGGAATGGACGCAATGTGCCCTGTATTACCTTTGCCACAAAATACAGCTACAAAGCCAGTTTTGCCATCTTGAGTGTGATAAGTGGACTCCTTCTCATTGCTACTGTCCTCATGTTGGGGTGCCTCTGCAAGAAACATAAAGCGCCCTCTGCTGAGCAGTATAACACGCATCTGATTTCCTATAAAAACCCTGTTTTTGATCATTCCTCACAATAGGAAAGGTGAACAAGATGGCAAGGATTTAGCATTGATACTCAATGTTTGTTTTTAACGGACTTTTTCTGTTTTTAATGGGAAAATGTAATGGATTCAAGGGTGCGCTTCCACCTGCAAAAGAAAGCTTATCAGTAGAAAACTCTATGGGTGGAAAGGCACTTTTGAATTCAATCTTGAGTTTGGTTTCAACTTACTAGGGGTTTTCCCCTTTATCCCCAGAGctctgtttgtagaaaaagcccagcaggaactcatttgcatattaggccacacccacatgatgccaccattgtttcacacaggggttttttgtaggccacaccccctgatgccaagccagccagaactgcattcctgctcaaaaaaagctctgtttgtCCCTCTTTAGTTTCATTGTTCCATAAATGGGATAAATGAAGGAAGTAAGCCACTGgattgttttttaaaacttaaaaaagaaaCTGCAGCACTTGTTATCCTCTCAAAATACATTTTAGTTCCAATTTTTAAATCTTAACTAAGTAAGGAATGTGAACCTCTGTAGTAGATCAGCTTCTAGATTAATGTTGTGGCTGGGAGCATTTTACTTGTTATCAGCCCAGTGCTGAGATTTGTCACGCCAGCACATAATCAATAGAGCAGAGAGTACCAACATTTCCCAGTCTGGGACCCCAATGAGCTACAAGCATGTGACACTGGAATCAGGTGAGAGGAAAAGGACTAGCCACAGTCACAACCTCACAGGCTCAAGAATGTGGGCAACAGACAGGCCTGTAGATTTTAAACCCCCTCTGCTCAACTGACAGACAGAGGCACAGCCTCTTGCTGGCGGACTCAGTGGACAAGACGGCTATGTAGCCATCCCCTGATCCCCAATCCTCCCCTCACCTGCCAGTTTAGCAGAGAGGGGGCTTACACTTGAAATCCCCTCTCTGGAGTTGCACCACAGCTGCAGCACAGTTTCTCCATTGTATCCAATGGAggggatttaaagtttaaaccctttCTCCACTCAACTGGcaggtgggggaaagagaggggTGGCATGGGGAAGGAACCGAGTGGTTGACACCCAGTACCCCAAAGTTGCCCCAGGCTCCCTCACCCTCCAGGAAGATGGGAGGTGGGAATCAAGCAGACATGGGGGGTAAAGGACATCCCTAATTCTAGAGGGGGCACCGCCCCGATACCCCACTGCTAGCTACAACCCTGTCAAAAAATCAAGGATGTTGAGGGTGTAGTTAGGAAGTACTTCGTGCATATGCACTAAgagaagcatttcctcagaggccatggctgtCACCTCTTTCTTGTCACTTCCTCTTTCCCTCAGCCTTTTATATATACTGGATGAATAAGGCTTACATCGAAGTAAATGAGTAGGTTTAGGACTGTAAAGACGGTCATAGCCACATGTTTAAATTTAGTTTTTAAATAAGACACTATCTACTTAAGTTCACCTAGAATCTATATCCATGGATTCCTTACCCTGATTCCAGAAAAGAACTAAAATGTATCTTTTTGGATCAGATTAAAAGTACCTAGAGTTCAGAATTTTATATTCCGAGGTAGCCATTCAGATGCTTCTGGAAGCTTCCAAGCAAGGCATGAAGTAAGGGAGCACTGTTTCCCTGTTGTTTGCCTCCAAATTCTGCTAATCAGTTACACTGGGATCCTCCTTAAACTACCCTTTCTGAAAGCCACTAATTGACCAGTCCACTGTGAATTGATGTATCTGAGGTAGGGGACTTATTATTTTGTTTAATAAAGAAAAGAAACTGTGCATATTCACTGGTATTGGGTTATTATTCATCCATATATTCCAGGACTGGAGTTGGAGATTAAAAACAGGTTCTCAGGCTCCCTCTGAAATTTCTAGGTAATGGATCAGGAAGCActaatttaaaaagttaaatgGTTATTTACATTAGTTGTCCCTAATAACTCTCAATACTTGCCTTATACATTTGTCAATACAGATGAACTACCTTGCCTGAATGAACATAGCTTTATGAATGGGATCAGAGCCTAACTACCAATACACTGGGGATTCTGTGCCAggagcttcctgcattgttttTTTCACGCTCTTACCCCGTACATCAAGGCATAAATTATTCAGATTAGGTCTGAAAGGGTAAATTTTCCTATCAGTGTCATTTTTATAGTCTAAAACACACTTATTTGTTATAAGggacgaatctgacataaatctcACTTTTgcaggccaggccatgcatgtcaaaaaatgtaataccaggcacgggagatataaactttataaaggacacaagcaaacccaattaatgatattatattttactcaaaatacaaacatgcttaaaaacatGAGCACTAGTAAGCTCCAGTTTGTGCGTCCTTACCGTGTTTGCCCACTTCCCCCCCTCGATGAAGAGGCCACTATGAAGGATGGGAGGACAACGCACACTGCTCCTGGGTGCCTTGGAGGAACGGCAGGGTAAGAACATTCTAGACAGGTAAGATTCAGAAAAGTTTGAGAACGAGTCAACACAAAACTCAGACATATTGTGAATGTGTGTTGTTGactgaaagcaattgatttactgggcAACCACAGAAGCCCCAATAAATGGATTTGATCATAAGCACAACTAGATTTTTTCAAAGGGATTCTATAAAGTGGGAGTGATTCCCCTTGTCCACACAGAGCGTGCCTACCCCCCTCTACAATCTCATTTATTCCCTATGGTCCCCTGTACCTCATTAAAGGCTCTCCTTCTCCAAAACCTGAGACTGAGGCAAATACATGGCAACCAAAACATGTCCTCCACTGTTATCTTCCATGTTCTTGCATCACTTTAGCTTGACAATCACCACTACTATCTGTCCAGGTCAACTGCCGGTGAAGACCTATTGTAAATTAAGCTGTTTTGTTCTAAGATCCCTTTAACTAAGCAAAGAAAACACCCATTTGTGACAGAGACTGCCTGGAGCAAGAAGTGAAGCATTTTGGCTCAGCTGGGATATGAATCCAGGGCATCCCAGCCACTATCTCACTGACTCTGCCATAATGAACAAGTCAACACACAATGActtgttccttcctcctttctcttcaaCCTGTCAATTCAGATTGTCAAACtttccctgaggttgcctccctcTCAAACTGGCAGTGTAGCCACCCAGCTAAAAACGCCTCCTTGGCTGAGCTGCGACTGTGATGTCACAAAAGCCTCTAGGTCGAGgtgacaaactcatttgttacaaaggctggatctgacataaatgtcactttgtcagtcCAGGCCATGGATACCATAAAATGTAAAACCAagtagtggagacataaactttataagggacacaggcAAACCTGTATCCAAGATGGTGGAGTCGAATGTTGCAATGGCCAGCTATTTCAACACTTGACTGTTAAACTCTTAAGGAGCTTTCAATTCTCTGAGAAGCTTAATAATCCCAGTTTTCTCTATTACTGCATGGTAGCATCCATCCCTGCAAAAACTCTTGCCTCATCATGGGTTGACACATCTTAAGGACACCCTAGAGCTACACTTTGAGAATCATTCCAAACAATAATGCAAGAGCACTGgtagtattttttttcctttaaaaaagctCCTTAGTAGCATAATTGCACAAATAGTGTCTGAGGACTTGCTGTTAACTTGTTGAGGCCTCTGTCTGAAGAATGGGGACAAGGCTATCGCAATTGCAGTACCTCAACTAGAGCTCTCTGCCTTGCAGTTCTTGCTGGGGGCCCTGCTCCACTACccacaaaataaaacaatttaattaGGAAATATACCATTTAGATGATCACCCTGTTACGAACAGTAAGAGCCTTGATGGATCAGACcgatagtccatctagttcagcatcctgtctcacacagtaggaGATTTGggtttttatgccctgcttttatCTGCCCTAAGGAGTCTAAAATCGGCTTacaactgccttcccttcctctccccacagcagacaccttgtgaggtaggtggggctgagaggattctgagagaactgtgattggcccaatgTTATTTTAATAATTTGATAATTGCAATTTTGATCATTTAAGCTCTTTTTCGTTACCATGGAATAAAGCCAGAGTATAAACACCCAGCCATACTATTATGCCTTTTATTACAGCTCTTTCAAAGCCACAGAAACCTATTGAGATGAAATGTCTTAATTTTTAATTCACTGGCCTTCTGCCTATTACACTGCAGTTGTTGGTAGACTTCTAAGCTTCTTTCTGGGTTGAATTTTATTTTGGATAATTTTGAGCAGACACAGTCATTCTCATCTCAGATCCATTTACTGCCCGTTCGTAATTTGTGGATTTTTTAATACAATAAATAACTGGATGGTGTCTGACAATTCAGAATCTAGGATACAAAAATCCATACAACCTATTGGGAAAACAATTGATTTTGAAACATGCATTAGCATTGTTTGTATATATAATTTATGTTTATCTCcagtgagggtggggggaggatccaAAGTAGTATATAACAttgctctcccctcctccactttgtcCTTAGAGCCACCAATCTGTGAAGGCTAGGTCAAGTgtgtgtgactgatccaaggtcacccagtaagctttcaTAGCAGAGCagggacttagaatcatagagttggaagggacctctagggtcatctagtccaacccctgtacaatgcaggaaactcacaaacacctccccctaaattcacaggatcttaagaccataagagaagccatgttggatcaggccaacattcagtccaacattctttgtcacacagtggccaaaaaaattacacacacacacacactgtggctaatagacactgatggacctctgctccatatttttatctaaccccctcttgaagctgtctatgcttgtagccgccaccacctcctgtggcagtgaattccacatgttaatcatcttttgggtgaagacgtacttccttttatctgttttaacctgactgctcagcaatttcatcgaacgcccacgagttcttgtattgtgagaaagggagaaaagtacttctttctctactttctcgatcccatacattatcttgtaaacctctatcatgtcaccctgcagtcaacgtttctccaagatttgggtttttttaataatggttaacttttttctttcttttttttaatgtaaaatgttaACTATAGATAAAGTAAAATTATAGAAATATACAGTGTTCTTTGCATATAAGGATTGGGCTTAATAGATAATAATTAAGATAGATAACACCAAAAATTAAGTAGAGTAATATTATAATACTATTAATTAAGATAGAAAATAATAAGTAattttgttcttatttgtattttattatagttataagtttTTACAAGGTTCTTAAaaggttaatattaccttttattctttttgtattttaagttgaatgcaccggggaagtcacaaaaaggggggagggagatgggaaatgtgatgcaatatgtttgatgattatttttggatgattattgattaatgttgctgaataataaaaattattttactcgaatctgcgggtagttaaaatcacctattacgacacagtttttacgtttagccactatctttaatccttccatcatattataatcatcctctatcttttgatttggtaggcgataacaaactcccatagttaaatttccttttgggccctctatttcaacctaaagcatttctagaagggaatctaattctctgacctcagtcttactggaccgtataccctctctg contains:
- the LRRN4 gene encoding leucine-rich repeat neuronal protein 4, with product MFFLLACVLLLVREMPARPTEQTDSATQGNLQPFFQLILQNPPKANGSLSSNLSCAELNAQRLTILHLQNRNLASFPSCLPEILEHLDLSDNLLPEFNGQEAASFPKLRALSLRQNKIRQVTWGDAGSLARLQSLDLSFNLLSSVPACNASTLRDLKELSLAGNPIAEIQAFAFSCYPQLQSLNLSSTLLGQDGSDGIWDSAFAVNFLQGDTTETVGNTLGVLDLSRTFLERIRLEWLKDLPRLTSLHLTKMSHLRSLNAAVFVYTPLLEELNCRDSHILSQVETESFGQMPKLAFLMFQNCNLSSLNLWNLSSSDNLVINLYGNPLECHCEMSWLLSEPERIVLQRASETTCYLPAEDNVAPRSIPLSRLYDECQSNRTTDLSPELTVGNFYSTSSRFTTKTLPDFGTFPQEWHSSSVTPHSIALTWVDLMKQDSSQADMLAYKEEMVNGSTESSSATATLTTASTILGKTSGVLTMENATDRDPRSHDLTAADSLVRPEGTLHHSALNTPTAAPTRTDSLPIPSALFITQNMASSAPTKSPMQNPTKTPTLPNPSSTDIPVYYVDNYDYEGHQDQSEVQMLGPCAYDPCRHLQKPCSELQELSPCLCPGISDEFTIPEPPRMHEVSEIRDTSAAIHWCAPNSYVRFYQLVYRPKGNLNNGTVSGEIYPTAREYTLYNLQPGSNYQVCITASNKAGSSQTTGWNGRNVPCITFATKYSYKASFAILSVISGLLLIATVLMLGCLCKKHKAPSAEQYNTHLISYKNPVFDHSSQ